Within Bacteroidota bacterium, the genomic segment GTATAATATCAAACGTAAAATTTCAGATTCCCTTATTGTTTCATTTAAGAACATGATAAATGTTAGTGAGTTGATTAATTATAGTATGAGTTCTTTTGCAGTTTCATGGGATGAAAAAAACATAATACTAAGTTGTTTTAAAAATTTACTGGTTTTTACACGTATCAAACCTGGTTTTTATACTTTTTCAAAATCTTTTCTTAAGCCATATAGGTACGAATCTGTAAAGCAAATTACAAAATCAGAATATTTATTGGTTCAGTTGTATAATTATGATGACATACCTAAAACAGACAGGGTGGTAATATCGAAATATAATTTGAATACCAATACAATAGTTAAAAACATTAAACCAGAACTCGCTGGTTTAGAGTATAGCCACCTAACCCATAAATGGTACGATAATAATTCTAAATATTTTTTATTGGCCGACCCTTTAAAATATAATATTACTATATACAGCAATAATTTGGATTCTGTCTTTTTCTTGAAAAGAAGTATCGCCAACTGGAAAAACACCAACGATTCTCTTTTTATAAAAAATTATGATAACTACAATATTAAAAATAGTATCGAAAATCTTCATAATGCAGATAAGAATATTAGCCGAATTGAAAAAATATTTTTCGTTAACGAAAGTAAAATACTTATATCATATAAACTAGCAGGTGAAACAGGGAAAGTTAGGAATGTAGATATTTGGACTAAGAAGAACAAGAATCAATGGATTTTAAAGGATTCAAATCTAATAACAAATATTACCGATCTATCTGACTTTAATGATACGATAACTGTGTTAAATAGACCCTTCCCCGAGTTAAATTACACGCCTGATTTACACTTTTATAAAAATAAGGTCTATCTTATCTGGCAAAGTTATTTTCCAGAATGTTTGGGATATACTGTTAGAGAATTAAGTAAAAAATATGATGAGTATGTCAAAGACCATTTTACAACTTTTGGAGTTATGGTTTTTAACTTTAAAAAATGACCATGCTATTTTTTTTTGGATAACAATATTATTGATATTCCATTAGTAATCTGTGTCTCTGCTTCTCAAGTAGGGTTTCAATGAAAAAATGTTTAGACAATATAGATAGAAATGGAAATAGTTTCGGTATTTTTGTTTTTGAATTTACAAAATAATTTATGCAATTTAAAAAAATACTGGGACTAACACTCTTTACATTATATTTTAATTTATTTTCTGTATGTCAATCATTTACTTTTCAAAAAGTCATTAACACAAAAGTAAAAAAGAGCTCTTCAGAATACAAAAAACCAATTACCTCTTTTTCTAATAACAAACTATATTTTGTTGATTTTGCTTCAAACAATATTGATGAGGTTTTCAATTCAGATTCCGTGATAAAAATATACCGTTTTAATACAACAAAAAACAAGACTGATTCCTTGCGTTTATCCTTTAAATATAATGGATTTGATTTAGAGTATACTGGTGGATGGTTTACAAATTTTTATGTTTCTTGGGGTGAAAAATATATATTTATAAATAATCATACTAATATTATTGTTTTAAAAAAGAAAAGTAGCGGAGAGTATCGCCTATATAAAAAAATAGCACGGCGATATTACTACCAAGAAATTAAACAACTAAGCAACGAGGATTTTCTTTTTCTCTTTTGCTATAATAGTCACCCATTGAATCAAAAAGAAAAAGTAGTTCTATCAATATATAATATACATTCTGATACTGTTTCAAAATCTATTTTTCCTCATTTTGATGGAATAGCGTATAGTTCGCTTATCCATAATTGGATAGAAGTAATTGACAAGAAAATTATTTTATCAAACACCCTTGATTATAAAATAAAAGTCTATGATATGAATTTGAAACTAACAGATTCATTGATAAGAATTATTCCAAGTTGGACTAAATATGAAAATGAAAAAACTTCAACCCATAATACCAAACAAATTATTGAAAACATATATGAATCTGACCAAACAAATTACAGAATTGAAAAGATAATTCCTTATAATAAAGCAAGCTTTATAGTATCATACAAAACAGGATTAAAGAAGGATGTTCGGCAAATTGATTTTGTGAAAATTGAAAACAAAAGTTTAGTAGTCTCAGATTCAAATATTAAAATTTCTACTATAGAACTTGCTGTCGTAAAAGATACAATAAAAACCGACAGTCGGCCTTTTCCAGAACTTATTTATTCAAATGACATATACTCGAATGGCAAATATATTTATGTTATATTGTCCGAATTTTGTCCCTATCAGATAAACGAAACGTATGGCTCGATGATTAAGAAATGTGACTCATACGCTAAAGAAAATGTTATAAATTGGGGTGTCCTAGTCTTTAAATACATCAAATGAAATTTCTGTTAATTTCATTATTTTCGGTTACTAGCTTCATGGCAAATGCTCAGTATGATATAGTGTACAATAAGAAAAATCTAATTGAAAATATAGATACCTCTGCGAGCAGCTTCCTTATTCTATTAAAAAACAATCGAAACTGTTATAATTGCTTTGGTGAGCTAGTACCTCTTTTTGATAGTTTAAAAAATACCAATTCTGTTGATTCATTTGTAGCGATAATACTGACTGACTCTGAAGAGTATAACACTTATGCCGTAACAGTGGTAAATAAATATTTAGATAAAATACTATTTGATTATACGGTTGAAAAAACAGATTTTATCTCACAAAAACCTAAACACAAGAGTCTGTTTACACAATACAATGTATATACTACGCCTGCACTATTGCTAATAAAAAATAAAAAAGTATTATATATTCCTACCGAAGAATTATTTTCAGCAAAACCTCTCAGTTTAGAAACATTGGCAAAAATATACGCTTTTTACAAAAATTAATTATATATATGCAAAATATTACCTGTTAGTACGGTAGCATATTCTCTCAATTGCCTTGTAGCGGGGTTTTTTAAAGGCAAGCCATCGGTACCAAATTGAGAACCGCAACAAGGAGTCCATGTTGCTCCAACATATTTACCACATTTCATAAAAAAGCCCGAAGAATCAACAACTAGTTTTGAACAGCTATCTAAAGGGCGGTAACTACAATTGAGGTCGAAAGCTTTGTATTCACTTGCTATATTTTTAAAAACGGCAATACCTCGCACTCCCACATTATCAATCACAGCCCACCCTCCCGGGTTTTGTAGTTTTATATATTGAGTGAGCGTTATATTGACATAAGTATCAACTGTAACATAAGGTATTGCATCCTCTTTGGTGCTTTTACCGCAAGCAAATATGATAAGAAATAGATATATATAAAATAGTTTTTGCATGTTATAGTTCTTTCCAATATTCCCGTCCCCGCATATCTATATAACCTATCTGCTCAGTAGGAAGTGTAACTATGGCCAAGCCCTTTACGAATGGTTTGCAGGCAGCATATTTAAAACCAGTAATCTGTCGGCCACGAGCGTTCACATATCCCCAATACTCTCCTTTGCGTGCAATCAGTATTTTACCATCAAAATCTTTGATACCGTCATAAGTGAAGGGAACCGTTACCCTGCCAGTAATATCTAAAATACCATAAGCACTATCGTTCTTAGCCAAGAAGTGCGTGGCATCTAAAACTATCATATCTGTATATTTAAACGGCACTATAATTTTATTCTTTTTGTCCACCACTCCCCACAAGCCATTCTTCATCAATGCAAACCTATTTTCTACGGAACTGGGTTTAAAGTTTTCATATACAAAAGGAATATTATACGAAACACTATCTGCCCTACCATATTTTCCACCTATATTTTCCAAGCCCGTCACATCGTCTGCCGCACGTCCAAAATCCTCGTATTCCTCGCAATCGGGTTCTCCTCCAAACATTTTATCATGGACTTCTCCTTTTTGATCTATCCATTTGCAAACGCCATTTTCGCG encodes:
- a CDS encoding WG repeat-containing protein; protein product: MHQRFKIRFLGTIILIFIGVHAFAQQSTKIFVPFRVGNVWGYSDTTGKILIKPRFTEVFPFDGLYGMIRENGVCKWIDQKGEVHDKMFGGEPDCEEYEDFGRAADDVTGLENIGGKYGRADSVSYNIPFVYENFKPSSVENRFALMKNGLWGVVDKKNKIIVPFKYTDMIVLDATHFLAKNDSAYGILDITGRVTVPFTYDGIKDFDGKILIARKGEYWGYVNARGRQITGFKYAACKPFVKGLAIVTLPTEQIGYIDMRGREYWKEL